One Peribacillus simplex NBRC 15720 = DSM 1321 genomic region harbors:
- the pdaA gene encoding delta-lactam-biosynthetic de-N-acetylase, which translates to MKKMVILTAFICLICSMASPAFAESYNWGFNKGKNGTPADAGKKFNEMLPEYEAIYKGDTKKKVVYLTFDNGYENGYTAQILDVLKKHGAPGAFFVTGHYLKTAPELVVRMANEGHIVGNHSWNHPDMTSVTDDVIRTELERVKRETEKLTGQKGMNYLRPPRGVFNERTMRIAKKEGYYHIFWSLAYKDWIVDQQKGAAFAHDEVLKQIHPGAILLLHTVSKDNAEALDSILTDLEKQGYTFSSLDDLMIEKQLPNRMLY; encoded by the coding sequence ATGAAAAAAATGGTGATTTTAACCGCTTTTATATGCTTGATATGCTCTATGGCTAGCCCAGCTTTTGCAGAATCCTATAACTGGGGTTTCAATAAAGGGAAAAATGGGACACCTGCCGATGCCGGTAAAAAATTCAATGAAATGCTGCCTGAATATGAAGCGATTTATAAAGGGGATACAAAGAAAAAAGTCGTTTATTTAACATTTGATAACGGTTATGAAAATGGCTATACGGCCCAGATTTTAGATGTTCTGAAAAAACATGGTGCTCCTGGAGCTTTTTTTGTCACGGGACATTATTTAAAAACGGCACCTGAGCTTGTTGTCCGTATGGCTAATGAGGGGCATATCGTAGGAAACCATTCATGGAACCATCCGGATATGACCAGTGTGACGGACGATGTGATTCGCACGGAGCTTGAACGGGTAAAAAGAGAAACGGAAAAATTAACGGGGCAAAAGGGAATGAATTACTTAAGGCCGCCTCGTGGGGTGTTTAATGAGAGAACAATGAGGATCGCAAAAAAAGAAGGGTATTACCACATCTTCTGGTCACTGGCATATAAAGATTGGATTGTTGATCAACAAAAGGGTGCCGCGTTCGCACACGATGAAGTGCTGAAGCAGATTCATCCCGGCGCGATTTTATTACTGCATACCGTATCGAAGGATAATGCGGAAGCGTTGGACTCGATTCTGACGGATCTTGAAAAACAGGGGTACACATTCAGTAGCCTTGATGATTTAATGATTGAGAAACAGTTGCCTAACCGAATGCTTTATTAA
- the rlmD gene encoding 23S rRNA (uracil(1939)-C(5))-methyltransferase RlmD produces the protein MTNIQDTKLEVNQTLPLTIKRLGINGEGVGYFKKKVVFVPGALPGEEIVALVTKVQPNFTEAKIKTIRKESPHRIAAPCPVYAECGGCQLQHLSYAQQLIEKRDIVIQAMERHSKFPVSSLNVKETIGMEDPWNYRNKSQYQVGQKDGKLIAGLYGLNSHTLIDIPNCLVQHKATNKVTRTVKKILKNLNISIYNERKRKGVIRTVITRVGFETGEVQVVLVTGAEEIPQKDQLLKQIRDQLPEVKSVVQNINNQNTSLIFGEKTIHLAGEKVINETLGDLSYELSARTFFQLNPVQTVRLYDEVKKAAALTGTEKVVDAYCGVGTIGLWLSENAKEVRGMDVIKESIEDAKKNAKKHKRNNVYYETGKAENILPRWTKEGWKPDVLVVDPPRSGCDQSLLQTILKVKPKTIVYVSCNPSTLAKDLQELGSSYRVEAMQPVDMFPQTSHVEVVTSLKLIKE, from the coding sequence ATGACAAACATTCAAGATACAAAACTAGAAGTGAATCAAACCCTTCCCCTTACGATTAAACGGCTTGGCATTAACGGAGAGGGAGTCGGTTATTTCAAAAAGAAAGTCGTCTTCGTCCCAGGAGCATTGCCTGGTGAAGAAATTGTAGCTTTGGTCACAAAGGTTCAGCCAAACTTTACCGAGGCGAAAATAAAAACCATCCGTAAAGAATCACCGCATCGCATTGCAGCGCCATGTCCGGTTTACGCTGAATGCGGCGGATGTCAGTTACAGCATTTAAGTTATGCCCAGCAGCTTATTGAAAAACGTGATATCGTTATTCAAGCGATGGAACGTCATTCAAAATTCCCAGTTTCTTCATTAAATGTAAAAGAAACGATCGGTATGGAAGATCCTTGGAATTACCGCAATAAAAGTCAGTACCAAGTAGGCCAAAAAGATGGCAAATTGATTGCTGGTCTTTACGGCTTGAATTCCCATACATTGATCGATATCCCGAATTGCCTTGTACAGCATAAGGCAACAAATAAAGTAACACGTACAGTGAAAAAGATACTAAAGAACCTGAACATCTCGATTTATAACGAAAGAAAAAGAAAAGGTGTTATCCGTACAGTCATTACACGGGTAGGCTTTGAAACAGGTGAAGTGCAGGTTGTCCTTGTTACAGGGGCAGAGGAAATTCCACAAAAAGATCAGTTGCTTAAACAAATTAGGGACCAACTGCCAGAAGTGAAATCGGTCGTTCAAAATATCAACAACCAGAACACATCACTTATCTTTGGCGAAAAAACGATTCACCTGGCAGGCGAAAAAGTCATCAACGAAACATTGGGTGACCTATCATACGAACTATCAGCCCGTACATTCTTCCAGCTTAACCCGGTCCAAACTGTTCGCTTATATGATGAAGTGAAAAAAGCAGCAGCCTTAACAGGCACGGAAAAAGTGGTTGATGCTTATTGCGGTGTCGGAACCATTGGGCTATGGCTGTCTGAAAATGCCAAGGAAGTCAGAGGAATGGACGTCATTAAAGAATCCATTGAGGACGCCAAGAAAAATGCCAAAAAACATAAACGCAACAATGTATACTATGAAACAGGCAAAGCCGAGAATATCCTTCCACGCTGGACCAAAGAAGGCTGGAAACCGGACGTACTGGTCGTCGACCCACCAAGATCCGGCTGTGATCAATCTTTACTTCAGACAATCTTGAAAGTTAAACCGAAAACCATAGTGTACGTATCATGCAACCCGTCCACATTGGCGAAGGACTTACAAGAACTGGGCTCTTCTTATCGCGTGGAGGCCATGCAGCCGGTGGACATGTTCCCGCAAACGAGCCATGTTGAAGTAGTTACCTCGTTGAAGCTGATTAAAGAATAG
- a CDS encoding glycine C-acetyltransferase has protein sequence MSSEILNQFLKENLEDLKEKGLYNVIDPVEGPNGPVITIAGRELINLSSNNYLGLATDRRLIEACIEATKTYGVGAGAVRTINGTLDIHVKLEEKLAEFKHTEAAIAYQSGFNCNMAAISGVMDKHDAILSDELNHASIIDGCRLSKAKIIPFIHSDMDDLRTKARQAKESGLYNKVMIITDGVFSMDGDIAKLPEIVKIAEEFDLITYVDDAHGSGVLGNGAGTVKHFGLSDKVDFQIGTLSKAIGVVGGYVAGKKDLIDWLKVRSRPFLFSTATTPGAVAASIEAIDILMNSSELQNKLWENSDYLKKGLKELGFDIGESETPITPCIIGDEAKTQQFSKRLNEEGVYAKSIVFPTVPKGTGRVRNMPTAAHTKEMLDRAIAIYEKVGKEMSII, from the coding sequence ATGTCAAGTGAAATATTAAATCAATTTTTGAAAGAAAATTTGGAAGATTTAAAAGAAAAGGGACTTTACAACGTTATAGATCCGGTGGAAGGTCCAAACGGTCCGGTAATCACCATTGCAGGCAGGGAGTTAATTAATTTATCATCAAATAACTATTTAGGTTTAGCAACAGATCGACGATTAATAGAGGCTTGCATAGAAGCGACGAAAACATATGGTGTCGGAGCCGGTGCCGTTCGTACGATTAACGGAACATTGGATATTCACGTCAAATTAGAAGAAAAGCTTGCTGAATTTAAACATACAGAAGCAGCCATTGCTTATCAATCTGGATTTAACTGTAATATGGCAGCGATTTCAGGAGTGATGGATAAACACGATGCCATTCTTTCAGATGAACTGAATCATGCTTCAATCATTGATGGATGCCGATTATCCAAGGCGAAAATTATTCCCTTTATCCATTCCGACATGGACGATTTACGGACAAAAGCACGTCAAGCAAAGGAGTCCGGATTGTATAACAAAGTCATGATCATTACCGATGGAGTTTTCTCGATGGATGGGGATATTGCCAAGCTTCCTGAAATTGTGAAGATTGCCGAAGAGTTCGATTTAATTACTTATGTTGATGATGCGCATGGTTCGGGCGTATTAGGTAATGGTGCAGGAACGGTAAAACATTTTGGGTTATCGGATAAAGTGGATTTCCAAATTGGAACATTATCCAAAGCCATTGGTGTTGTTGGAGGCTATGTAGCAGGAAAGAAAGATTTGATTGATTGGTTAAAGGTGAGAAGCCGTCCATTTTTATTTTCAACGGCTACCACACCGGGAGCAGTTGCAGCTAGTATAGAAGCCATCGATATTTTGATGAATAGCTCAGAACTTCAAAATAAGCTGTGGGAAAACAGCGATTACTTGAAAAAAGGCCTTAAAGAATTAGGGTTTGATATCGGGGAGAGCGAAACACCGATTACGCCTTGCATTATAGGTGATGAAGCAAAAACGCAGCAATTCAGTAAGAGGCTGAATGAAGAGGGTGTGTATGCTAAATCCATCGTATTCCCTACCGTTCCTAAGGGTACAGGAAGAGTGAGGAATATGCCTACTGCTGCTCATACAAAAGAGATGCTGGATCGTGCAATTGCCATTTATGAAAAAGTAGGAAAAGAGATGTCAATCATATAA
- a CDS encoding RNA polymerase alpha subunit C-terminal domain-containing protein: MTTPKKSLRTCDKGHKYYKSSDCPTCPVCEQERKPDTGFLSLLSAPARRALENNGVTSLQQLSTYSEKEILKFHGMGPASLPKLRDALETGGLSFKD; encoded by the coding sequence ATGACAACTCCAAAGAAAAGTTTGAGGACTTGCGACAAAGGACACAAATACTATAAATCCAGCGACTGCCCGACCTGCCCTGTATGTGAGCAAGAACGCAAACCTGACACCGGATTTCTTTCATTGCTCTCGGCACCAGCCAGACGTGCATTGGAAAACAATGGGGTAACCTCTCTACAACAGCTTTCAACATATAGTGAAAAGGAGATATTGAAATTCCACGGTATGGGACCAGCTTCTTTACCTAAACTTAGGGATGCTCTGGAGACAGGTGGGTTATCATTCAAAGATTAA
- a CDS encoding amino acid permease — MANKDLNRELKGRHIQMIALGGTIGVGLFMGSASTIQWTGPSVMLAYAISGIFIFLIMRAMGEMLYLEPSTGSFATFGYKYIHPLAGYMTAWSNWFQWVIVGMAEIIAVGTYMQYWFPELPAWIPGLIAMVILGAANLISVKSFGEIEFWFALIKIVTIILMIVAGFGLVFFGIGNGGEALGLSNLWEHGGFFTGGWKGFFFALSLVVAAYQGVELIGITAGEAKNPQETITKAIQSTIWRILIFYIGAIFIIVTVYPWDQLSAIGSPFVATFAKVGITAAAAIINFVVITAAMSGCNSGIYSAGRMLYTLGINGQAPKFFAKVSNSGVPLFGTFGVIVGLAIGVVLSYIAPENLFVHVYSASVLPGMIPWFVILISQIQFRKIKKAEMHNHPFKMPFAPVTNYLTIAFLVMVLIGMWFNDDTRISLMVGIGFLAIVVISYFAFGIGKRVQADAQTAAQKEDKVG; from the coding sequence ATGGCAAACAAAGATTTGAATAGGGAGTTGAAAGGTCGTCATATTCAGATGATCGCTTTGGGCGGAACTATTGGTGTCGGTTTATTTATGGGTTCAGCCAGCACGATTCAATGGACAGGTCCGTCTGTAATGTTAGCTTATGCGATTTCTGGGATTTTTATATTCTTAATCATGCGTGCCATGGGGGAAATGTTGTATTTAGAGCCAAGTACAGGTTCATTTGCAACATTTGGTTATAAGTACATTCATCCATTGGCAGGGTATATGACTGCATGGAGTAACTGGTTCCAGTGGGTTATTGTTGGGATGGCAGAAATTATTGCAGTGGGGACGTATATGCAGTATTGGTTCCCAGAGCTCCCTGCTTGGATTCCAGGTTTAATCGCAATGGTGATTCTTGGAGCAGCGAACTTAATTTCCGTTAAATCCTTTGGGGAAATTGAATTTTGGTTTGCACTGATTAAAATCGTAACGATTATTTTAATGATCGTTGCAGGATTTGGACTTGTTTTCTTTGGAATCGGTAACGGAGGGGAAGCCTTAGGATTATCGAACCTTTGGGAACATGGTGGATTTTTTACAGGTGGTTGGAAGGGCTTCTTCTTTGCTCTCTCACTGGTGGTTGCCGCTTATCAAGGTGTAGAATTAATTGGGATTACAGCTGGTGAAGCAAAAAATCCGCAAGAAACGATAACCAAAGCGATTCAAAGTACCATTTGGCGTATTTTAATCTTCTATATCGGTGCAATTTTCATTATTGTAACCGTTTACCCTTGGGATCAATTAAGCGCGATTGGCAGTCCGTTTGTTGCGACTTTTGCGAAAGTTGGTATTACAGCAGCAGCTGCAATCATTAATTTTGTCGTAATCACGGCTGCTATGTCTGGCTGCAATAGTGGTATTTACAGTGCAGGACGTATGCTTTACACATTAGGGATAAATGGACAAGCACCAAAATTCTTTGCGAAAGTATCTAATAGCGGTGTCCCTTTATTCGGTACGTTCGGAGTGATAGTCGGGTTAGCAATTGGGGTTGTTTTAAGTTATATTGCACCAGAAAATTTATTTGTGCATGTATACAGTGCGAGTGTACTACCTGGTATGATTCCGTGGTTTGTCATTCTGATCAGTCAAATTCAATTCAGGAAAATTAAAAAAGCTGAAATGCACAATCATCCATTCAAAATGCCTTTTGCACCTGTTACAAACTACCTGACCATCGCTTTCTTGGTTATGGTATTAATCGGTATGTGGTTTAATGATGACACACGTATATCACTTATGGTTGGAATAGGTTTTCTGGCTATCGTTGTAATTAGTTATTTCGCTTTTGGAATAGGCAAGCGTGTACAAGCCGATGCTCAGACAGCGGCTCAAAAGGAAGATAAAGTGGGTTAA
- the yfkAB gene encoding radical SAM/CxCxxxxC motif protein YfkAB yields the protein MSIIKQDLLTPITPKYDPWEAYMDVEQYGKLSLTNVEFTTTTLCNMRCEHCAVGYTLQPKDPDALPLELLIQRLDEIPLLRSLSITGGEPMLSRKQVRNYVLPLLKYARSRGVRTQINSNLTLDLERYEEIIPYLDVLHISHNWGTIDEFIDIGFAMMDRKPSREQRKKLFDKMIENSRALTKAGVLVSAETMLNKRTLPHLEHIHRQIVDEMGCQRHEIHPMYPSDFASALETLSLDNMREAIHHLLDIRDENVWMLFGTLPFYPCNNSKEDIKLLQRLYGSHKVTVRNDPDGRSRLNINIFTGEVIVTDFGDAPTLGNIKDQPLTESYDIWMNSKLANELNCHCPAVKCLGPNVLVKNAYYPKEDFRIRKSTI from the coding sequence ATGTCAATAATCAAGCAAGATCTTTTAACACCAATTACACCCAAGTATGATCCTTGGGAAGCATATATGGACGTTGAACAATATGGAAAACTCAGCCTCACCAACGTGGAGTTCACCACCACCACCCTTTGCAATATGCGTTGTGAGCATTGTGCCGTCGGTTACACACTTCAGCCCAAGGACCCGGATGCACTGCCGCTGGAATTACTGATTCAGCGCCTTGATGAGATCCCTTTGCTTCGCTCGCTCAGCATCACTGGCGGGGAACCGATGCTTTCAAGAAAACAAGTGAGGAATTATGTTTTGCCTCTATTGAAATATGCCCGTAGCCGCGGGGTCCGAACACAAATCAATTCCAATTTGACCCTTGACTTGGAACGGTATGAGGAAATCATTCCTTATTTGGATGTTCTGCATATTTCCCATAACTGGGGAACGATTGACGAATTCATTGATATCGGCTTTGCCATGATGGACCGAAAACCATCTCGGGAACAGCGAAAGAAACTATTTGATAAAATGATCGAAAATTCCCGTGCCCTGACAAAAGCTGGTGTGCTGGTATCTGCAGAAACGATGCTTAATAAACGGACATTACCTCATCTTGAGCATATTCACAGACAGATCGTCGATGAAATGGGATGTCAAAGGCATGAAATTCATCCGATGTATCCAAGCGATTTCGCTTCGGCACTTGAAACTTTATCATTGGACAATATGCGTGAAGCGATTCATCATTTGCTTGATATCCGTGATGAAAATGTTTGGATGCTTTTCGGTACCCTGCCATTTTATCCTTGCAATAATAGTAAAGAGGATATAAAGCTGCTTCAACGCCTTTATGGTTCACATAAAGTGACTGTTCGAAATGACCCTGATGGACGTTCCCGGTTGAACATCAATATTTTCACCGGGGAAGTGATCGTGACCGATTTCGGGGACGCGCCTACATTAGGAAATATCAAAGACCAGCCCTTGACCGAATCCTATGACATTTGGATGAATTCGAAACTGGCCAATGAATTGAATTGCCACTGCCCGGCAGTCAAATGTCTAGGCCCAAATGTTCTCGTCAAAAATGCATACTACCCGAAGGAAGACTTCAGGATCAGGAAGTCAACCATATGA
- a CDS encoding DNA-3-methyladenine glycosylase family protein — translation MWTEKLQVQGPYNFDLVLERLSLDPLQVVDFTNRTVKVPLYIEKEPIVLQVQAIANIDEPSFIIKGHSEVYKSKAIERLKKVFHWHQPLEGVSRHFRESDLREIFEEHRGTAIVLDFDYYSCLVKCIIHQQLNLSFAHTLTERFVKTFGYQMEGAWFYPTPETTAQLQIEQLRAIQFSGRKAEYVIGLSEQIIQGHLNLDIMEKLSDQEVMDTLIKIRGIGRWTAENFLLFGLGRPNLFPKADIGIQNALKILYGLPQKPTQEEMESYSVKWAPYLSYASLYLWRSIEKRSEKK, via the coding sequence GTGTGGACAGAAAAATTACAGGTTCAAGGACCCTATAATTTCGATCTAGTTCTCGAACGATTATCGTTAGACCCACTTCAGGTAGTTGATTTTACTAACAGGACGGTAAAAGTTCCGCTATATATAGAAAAAGAACCAATCGTTTTGCAGGTTCAGGCAATAGCAAATATCGATGAACCATCTTTTATCATCAAAGGTCATTCAGAGGTGTACAAGTCAAAAGCAATCGAACGGTTAAAAAAGGTTTTTCATTGGCATCAGCCATTAGAAGGCGTTTCCCGGCATTTCCGGGAATCCGATTTGCGGGAAATCTTCGAAGAGCACCGCGGTACTGCCATTGTCTTGGACTTCGATTACTACAGTTGCCTCGTCAAATGCATCATACATCAGCAATTGAATTTATCCTTTGCCCATACGCTCACGGAACGATTCGTTAAAACCTTCGGCTACCAGATGGAAGGTGCCTGGTTTTATCCGACACCGGAAACAACCGCCCAACTTCAAATCGAGCAATTAAGAGCCATACAATTCAGTGGCCGGAAAGCGGAATACGTCATTGGACTTTCCGAGCAGATCATTCAGGGCCATCTCAACCTTGATATAATGGAAAAGCTATCCGATCAAGAGGTTATGGATACACTAATAAAAATACGCGGTATCGGTAGATGGACGGCTGAAAACTTCCTGCTTTTTGGACTTGGCCGGCCGAACCTATTTCCTAAAGCCGATATTGGCATTCAAAATGCCTTGAAAATATTATATGGATTACCGCAAAAGCCAACCCAAGAAGAAATGGAGTCCTATAGTGTGAAATGGGCTCCATATCTAAGCTACGCTTCCCTCTATTTGTGGAGAAGCATTGAAAAACGGAGTGAAAAGAAATGA
- a CDS encoding DUF1456 family protein has translation MHNHDILIRLRYALDIKNKDMVEIFKLGEIEVTREEVMQMLTKPKDDYYDEYDDDMDEDEDGINCNNMMLESFLNGLIIFKRGRQEPKPGQPQSQAPAVKNKESVNNILLKKLKIALTLTSEDMIDILEQAGVMITKGELSAILRKVGHRNYKECGDRYARNFLKGLALKYRG, from the coding sequence ATGCATAATCATGATATATTAATTCGATTAAGATATGCGCTGGATATTAAAAATAAAGATATGGTAGAAATATTTAAACTCGGGGAGATTGAAGTGACAAGAGAAGAAGTCATGCAGATGCTAACCAAGCCAAAAGATGATTACTATGATGAATATGATGATGATATGGATGAAGATGAGGATGGGATAAACTGCAATAATATGATGTTAGAGTCCTTTTTAAATGGTTTGATCATTTTTAAAAGAGGGAGACAAGAGCCAAAACCTGGTCAGCCTCAAAGTCAGGCACCGGCTGTAAAAAATAAGGAAAGTGTGAATAATATCCTTCTGAAGAAACTGAAAATAGCATTGACATTAACCAGTGAGGATATGATTGATATCTTGGAACAAGCAGGAGTCATGATAACCAAAGGGGAATTAAGTGCTATATTAAGAAAAGTGGGTCATAGGAATTATAAAGAGTGCGGGGATCGATACGCCAGGAATTTCTTAAAAGGATTAGCTTTGAAATATAGGGGATAA
- a CDS encoding fumarate hydratase, whose protein sequence is MDIQKFQESMYSLIVETSTNLPKDVRRAVKSAKERENAGTRSALSLATITNNITMADDNVSPICQDTGLPTFKIKTPVGVNQLEIKEAIRNAIILATKGGKLRPNAVDSLSGENSGDNLGEGLPVIKFDQWEKDYIDVRLILKGGGCENKNIQYSLPMELEGLGKAGRDLDGIRKCVLHSVYQAQGQGCSAGFIGVGIGGDRSSGYDLAKAQLFRSNEDVNPNEDLRKLEDYIMNTANELGIGTMGFGGETTLLGCKIGVMHRIPASFFVSVAYNCWAFRRLGVKVNPETGEINEWLYQEGEKIDFALEAEKAAKDEVAAAAESDVEASREITLQAPITEEQIRELKVGDVVHINGRMYTGRDAIHKHLSENPAPIDLDGQIIYHCGPVMLKDEEGKWHVKAAGPTTSIREEPYQGDIMKRFGIRAVIGKGGMGPKTLEALSEHGGVYLNAIGGAAQYYADCIKSVEGVNFTEFGIPEAMWHLNVEGFTAVVTMDSHGNSLHKDVQQSSLEKLAQFKEPVFK, encoded by the coding sequence TTGGATATTCAAAAATTCCAAGAAAGTATGTACAGTCTTATCGTTGAAACTTCAACGAATCTTCCAAAGGATGTTCGTCGTGCGGTCAAAAGTGCAAAAGAACGTGAAAATGCAGGTACTCGTTCTGCATTGAGCTTGGCCACCATCACGAACAATATTACAATGGCTGACGACAATGTATCACCGATTTGTCAGGATACTGGTCTGCCGACTTTCAAAATAAAAACTCCAGTTGGCGTGAACCAACTTGAAATAAAAGAAGCAATTCGAAATGCGATCATTTTAGCGACAAAAGGCGGAAAACTTCGTCCAAACGCGGTCGACTCTTTATCGGGTGAAAATAGCGGGGATAACCTTGGGGAAGGTCTTCCTGTCATTAAATTCGATCAATGGGAAAAAGACTATATTGATGTTCGTCTCATCTTAAAAGGGGGCGGCTGTGAAAATAAAAACATCCAATACAGTCTGCCTATGGAGCTTGAAGGATTGGGGAAAGCGGGCCGTGATTTGGACGGAATCCGTAAATGTGTCCTTCACTCTGTTTACCAAGCACAAGGACAAGGCTGCAGTGCCGGCTTCATCGGCGTTGGTATCGGAGGGGACCGTTCATCCGGATATGATCTGGCTAAGGCTCAACTTTTCCGCAGTAATGAAGATGTGAATCCGAATGAAGACCTTCGTAAACTTGAAGATTACATCATGAATACAGCTAATGAATTGGGAATCGGCACGATGGGCTTTGGCGGCGAAACTACACTGCTTGGATGTAAAATCGGTGTCATGCACCGTATTCCGGCAAGCTTTTTCGTATCCGTTGCTTACAACTGCTGGGCGTTCCGCCGTTTAGGAGTGAAAGTCAATCCTGAAACAGGCGAAATCAATGAGTGGTTATATCAAGAAGGCGAGAAAATCGACTTTGCTCTCGAAGCAGAAAAAGCAGCGAAGGATGAAGTGGCAGCCGCTGCAGAATCGGACGTTGAAGCTTCCCGTGAAATAACCCTGCAAGCACCAATCACGGAAGAACAAATCCGTGAATTAAAAGTTGGTGACGTAGTTCATATCAACGGCAGAATGTATACAGGCCGTGATGCCATCCACAAGCACTTATCTGAAAATCCTGCACCCATCGACCTAGATGGACAAATCATCTATCACTGTGGACCAGTTATGCTGAAGGACGAAGAAGGCAAATGGCATGTGAAGGCTGCCGGACCAACAACAAGTATTCGTGAAGAACCATACCAAGGCGATATCATGAAACGATTCGGCATCCGTGCAGTTATCGGTAAAGGCGGAATGGGACCAAAAACACTAGAAGCACTTAGTGAACACGGCGGCGTTTATCTAAATGCAATCGGCGGGGCTGCTCAATATTATGCTGACTGCATCAAATCCGTCGAAGGTGTGAACTTCACCGAATTTGGTATTCCAGAAGCGATGTGGCATCTGAATGTTGAAGGATTTACTGCCGTGGTTACCATGGATTCACATGGAAACAGCCTGCATAAAGACGTTCAGCAATCTTCATTGGAAAAATTGGCACAATTCAAAGAACCAGTATTTAAATAA
- a CDS encoding L-threonine 3-dehydrogenase, with product MKKVLVTGALGQIGSELTLKMREIYGSDNVIATDIRKTESNVVLSGPFETLDVTDEKAMFNIAKKHEVDTIIHLAALLSATAEKKPLLAWNLNMGGLVNALEAARELNCRLFTPSSIGAFGPTTPKNWTPQDTIQRPNTMYGVNKVSGELLCDYYHHKFGVDTRGLRFPGLISYVTPPGGGTTDYAVEIYYEAIKNKRYTSYIDKGTYMDMMYMPDALNAIITLMEADASKLKHRNSFNVSAMSFAPEQIAAEIKRHIPDFVMNYDVDPGRQSIADSWPNSIDSTCAKEEWGFKAEYDLEKMTKDMLVKLGLKSLLITA from the coding sequence ATGAAAAAGGTCTTGGTAACTGGGGCTTTAGGTCAAATTGGTTCAGAACTGACGCTGAAAATGAGAGAGATTTACGGGTCTGATAATGTCATTGCAACGGATATTCGAAAAACGGAGAGCAATGTTGTCCTATCAGGTCCATTTGAGACTTTGGATGTTACCGATGAAAAAGCGATGTTTAACATTGCCAAAAAACACGAAGTGGATACGATTATTCATTTAGCTGCATTATTGTCAGCAACAGCTGAAAAGAAGCCTCTTTTAGCTTGGAATTTAAATATGGGCGGATTGGTTAATGCTTTGGAAGCGGCACGAGAACTTAATTGCCGATTATTTACACCTAGCTCTATTGGAGCGTTTGGTCCTACCACTCCTAAAAATTGGACACCGCAAGACACGATTCAACGGCCGAATACGATGTACGGAGTGAATAAAGTATCGGGTGAGTTATTATGTGATTATTATCATCATAAATTTGGCGTAGATACGAGGGGGCTTCGATTCCCGGGACTGATTTCATATGTCACACCTCCTGGCGGTGGAACAACCGACTATGCAGTAGAAATTTACTATGAAGCGATTAAAAATAAGCGATATACCTCTTACATTGATAAGGGAACGTATATGGATATGATGTATATGCCTGACGCTTTAAATGCCATCATTACATTAATGGAGGCAGATGCCTCAAAGCTAAAACATCGGAATTCTTTCAATGTATCTGCTATGAGCTTTGCCCCGGAACAAATCGCAGCCGAAATTAAAAGACATATTCCTGATTTTGTCATGAATTATGACGTCGATCCCGGAAGACAATCTATTGCAGACAGTTGGCCAAATAGCATAGATTCAACTTGTGCAAAGGAAGAATGGGGATTCAAGGCGGAATATGATTTAGAGAAAATGACGAAGGATATGTTGGTGAAGCTGGGATTAAAGTCACTTTTAATTACCGCTTAA
- a CDS encoding SE1561 family protein: MGKSITGKNEQLTYLKERLTMFMEVLDHIEPENTELEDIDRLIGMIDDLEGKVEQFKTRED; this comes from the coding sequence ATGGGAAAATCCATTACAGGTAAAAACGAACAATTAACATACTTAAAAGAACGCCTCACGATGTTCATGGAAGTTCTTGATCATATCGAACCGGAAAATACGGAGTTGGAAGATATAGACCGTTTAATCGGCATGATAGATGATTTGGAAGGCAAAGTGGAACAATTCAAAACCCGGGAAGACTAA